The Clavelina lepadiformis chromosome 3, kaClaLepa1.1, whole genome shotgun sequence region ACTTTCAGAAAACTCATGAAACATGTGGTATTGGGCTCTTGATATCcactgtaaagttttttttctttttaaattatgaagATGATAACTATTAATTTATCATAGGTCTACGTTGTGTACGTAAATTACCATTAGCAGAACAAATTACACAGTATTTAATATATGGCAGCATTTTGTGATTTATAACTTAATGCTATCGCTATTATAAAACTTCTTTAGATGTTTGAAAGTAAAAAGAATATATTGATAACATTGACTTGCTACTGATGTGGTGACAGCTAGCAAGGCCATCATATATAATCTGATTTTCTAACATCTGTGTTTGTACACTTGGAAAGTTCAATACAAGATTACTAAGTGACCAGCAGGCTGTATGTTATCAATAGCGTcgattttaatgttgttaaagTATGCTGTAAGCTTTTCGTATAATATGGAAGCCTAGCTTTACCAGCTTTTTCTCATGTACTCAAATGATTTTCCGCAATTGCCAAGAACTTTAGAGCAATACCGTCGCACAACCTTTCAACCACACAACAAATAACTCCGGCACATGCGACATGTGAACAAGTATATACATAATACCCCTAGGAGGCTCGATTGTTTAATGGCggtttataattaataattaaccaTACGTATAAGCCTATTATGTTTGCTACTGCCATCCGCATATGAGCACAACAAACAACGGCGTTAGTGTTTGCTAATTGCTGCCCAATATCAAAGGcggaaaaattgttttaggttactatgttttgGTTGCCTAAGTTAGCCTATATACGTTGGGCAAGTCTGTATTTCTGTCACTGAAAAACGTAGCCTATCTTGGTATTTTCGTCACATGTACAATAAGTAAAACTACATTAAACCATTTTTTCTGaaagcaatgaaaatattcttttcCCTTGGTTGGATAGAAAGCGAGTTTCAAATCATGCTATTTTGCAACTGACAAAAAACTACGTCTGGTAAGAAAAAACTTAACCACATAgcatatatattttattcagGAGAAGTACTTAAATAACAGTTAAGCACGCGTTGAGGACCAATTTTTAAgacaaaagaaaacttttagtTCTAAGCTAGGaatttttcatgaaaacaGTCCGCTTGGTcataaatgtttataattggcacaaaagaaaaaagtacaaaaacGCGTAAAAAATTTCTTGGAAGGTGTAATcagcaaacatttacaattttcttttccATATTTTTTCTTAGCTTTATCCCCAAAATAATTTCGGGAGACAGATAAGTTTTTCATGCCAGAAGTAAAAGGGTGACTTCCTCGCAAAGGTCAAACCAATTCCAGCACATGATAACAGAAAAAGCGACGTTATCACAGCCAATTCGCGTCTTGCTCGCTTCAGAGACGGGTCTTTTTCCCGAAGCTCATTCACTATATCTGCGTTCACGTTTCTTTTCGGGAAAGGTTTGGAAGGAACCTCAACTCCAAGAAACGTACAAAGCGGTTCCCAACCTTCCTTGACATTGAATACCAGCAGTTTGTCCTTTGGGGCCTCCTGAAAACGTtaaatatattgttatgataaAGTACCAGTATCCTTATAGCATGTAGTGTATACACATGTAGGCTTTATTCTCCCTCGTGTGAGCTAATAATGCTTTTTAGTTGAGCAAATAATTTACTTTATGACGTAAATTAACTTAAGACTTGAGAGTGTAGTAGAATTCATTATATGGACAGACAGCGGTTTGCTAAATAACCATTTGgagttttaacaaattttacttcataTTTTCATCCAACTTGTAGTGATAAATTCTGACTTTACCTGCAATACATGAGCATTGTGTCTTCTGTATTTCATTCTTGCCAAGTCGATGTTTAGAGGCCTTGGCCcgaaaaaattgaatttcatGTTTATACCAAGTCCAGTCATTACTTTgcaagcaaacaaaaacacaaaggAATAAAGTTATGAACGGTAATCCCAAAATACAATTTGATGCAATAAATTCCATCGAGTACAATTAAGCATTGCTGATTGCTTAAGACGAAAAGTTCCCGATGTTTTTGCCGCGCCCGATATAGTTAAACTGGCCACATATTTTGAACTTACTGACGTGCTTTCCAAACTTATGCATTCTCATCATGGTAGGCGAGAGCAACCATATTAAAGAAAAGATTGATGTTTCCTGCGCCTTGAATTGATTGCGCAAGCTGGTAGCCCAAATATCTTCATTGTCTCTCGTAGTCAGGATAATCTACAGGTTGTaaaggaaaataaaatgttaaaaataaactagtTTATTGTCACATTCGCTCAATATCTCATTTTAGTTAGTTGCTTTTACGTTTTTTGGCTAAAATCTGGCATCAAACCAACAATCGCGAGAGTTAATTTAAGGAAAAATATATTCGATTTGTACCGAGCAGTGAAACCGTGATTTCCTACAAAAATtgagtaaaaatatttctattcTAATCTTTTATACGTACGGTACTTATGCTTGTTTGAAAGTAATTTGATTGTCCATGATGCAAAGTATGCCGTGATTTTTAGCGGCATATTTAGGAAGGCGAAGGGAGGAGgggcaaagttttttaaaagctCTACTTGGATTTTGATCTTCCGTCCATACCCACAAAGTtagatttttaaaacatttgaagtTTTACGCCTAAAAACgcttaaaatttgttttggaaTGAAATGTATCTTTATGTTTATGCAGGTTACGTACAATAGCCGCCAATTTATGAAGTActattttgaaacgccgtgTACAGGGATATTTGTAAAGCCGTATGCAACAATTTTCAAACGCAGTATACCAGTCTGtattaaatgtttttctatTTAGGTTATAGCTGAAACGTAGTCGCAGCCAAGGATATGCGGTAAAGaagcaaaaatgaaaacgTAAGAAAGGTCTATGGCCGAAAAGTGTTGGGTTCGTGAAAGGGCATTGCCCTCCCTCCATCCCTAAACGCGACAGTGCATGAGTTAGGTTATATGCACAGAAGAAAGATCATAGTCACGTTGAATGTAATAATCAAACAAATGTAATGACAATCATAGATCGAAGATTTATCCAAcaaatactttaaaatttttgcagtgTTTCGATTCTACTGTTATTCTACGCATCTACCTTTGCTTCTGGAAACGCTTTATGGATTTCATCCCAAAAATAATAGCAAGGAAGGTCGGTAACGGCGTCGACATTCTCGAACATTCGACGAAAGTCTTCAGTAGTTCCCCCTTCTTTTAGTATCTTCATCCAGTCATCGTAGAGGTAGGCGAAGTTTTCCATGTAATCATAAACATTGTAGCCAAGCTCGGTCAGAGCGGCCTGCATTGACTTGGTGCCGGTCTTTGAATATCCCGCGCAAATGACTTTCATGACTAAACTTTGCTGTTTTGCAGAATATTCTAGAATGCTTGTAGTGAGTTTGTCACACTGGTTGCTCCAATGACTTTTACTGACTGTGCTATTTTTATCGGAATGAATACGTGAGTGCACTTGTGCGCTTATGTTAAATGTAACTTGGCGAagatttattaattattaagctGGGTGACGCgcaaattaaatatttaaaaacgattttgcaatgttttcatgGTAAATACTGCAGCTATATACGTAACAGTGGTGATTAAAAAAGTCGTGGCCAATGAAAAAAgaaggataacagacacagACCCATGATGAATAAAGAACTCAGCCGTCAATATTGTGCCAcagatgatgacgtcatttattAGGTAGAGGTCTGTTTGGGGAAGCAAAAATCAAGCTTTTGTAAAAAGGGGAACCATAAGTTCCCTCCTGAAAACCATTGCAAGCATCACAAATCCGTCTCTGCTTGAGGATGTGGCCATTACATCTTTGACTTGGGTCGTCGGTGATTCACAACATCGCTTGATCTAACATAGCTTGGTATAATCTCTACCTTCTTCATCCCAGTCTGAGAACATTTGATGCATTAAGCTTATGTGTATTTGGCCATACAGTCTCCCTTGGATACTTAGCTCTGAAAAAAAGTAGGTTCAACTAGAGTTTTATCCTTTTAACCTATACCTGGGTTTCTTGGGATCAAGGTTTGAGAAAAGTTCAGCTACTGGGTCACTTTCGTCGCTTGAAACCACGCTCCCTTCTTCCAACGAGAAGAAGAATGCGGAGTGGTCAACTTCAACCCAGAATCCAACTctggtattttttatttttacttcataaaatgttccttgaatgtttttatcaaatgttGTCCCTTTAATCGCCATTTTTGTGATTTCTCTTCGACTTCGCAAAAACGATATAGAAAAATTCAGAATTTAAACGGAGTGTTCGCGGCTACTGCTTTGCATTCTACATGTATAGAGTGTACAGTATAGGATATCAAATAGATACGGCCTTGgtataaacaacaacaaccgGTTAAATGGAAAAGCGTCATTTTTCATCAACGTACAACGAGCATGTGTCTAGTGAGTTTAAGTTCATTTTCTTGGACCCATTTAATCTATCACGAATTATTAACTCTATTTGTCTGCATCCAGTTGTGCCTAAAGTGTAGCCAAATTGGCTATTTTTGTGAATGCGCACATACCACCTGTTTTGGCTCAACCATGCTGCCTATTTTCTTTGGGCCCATACAATTCAACATGGCGTTGGCAAGAATGAAGTGCAGAGGGCACAATGTTCATGTATTGCAGATGAGCCTTTCTGCAGGTTTTATAACtgctgtttttcttttgttagaACGCTCCCAAAGATAAACTGTTAGTATTCAATGTCAAAGAAGGTTGGGAACCGCTTTGCACGTTTCCTGGAGTCGAAGTTCTTTCCAAACCTTTCCCGAGAAGAAATGTCAAAGGGGAAACCGCCAAGGATTTTATGGACAAAGACCCAACCCTCCAGCTGGCAAAACGCGAATTGGCCgtggtatttttatttcttttactcTTGTGTGGTGTGAGTTTCAACTTCGCCAGAGaatcttctttttcttcttggtaTCAGACGCTCGTTTCTTTGCCACTACGTTTGTGGAAATAGGTTTAGTTTAAGTTTACTTCAGCTGtcaaacttgaaaaaaatcctTAAATAACACGTAACAGCGTTCGAGAAACGAAAGGATGCTTTGGGTGGTCCGTCGTCATCCCTCAAGTTTTGTTTAACCTTATCTGTTGTAACGGTTTCACACCAGCACGCAAAGGTCAGCTTGTTCGAGCTGTTTTGGTGATTTGCTTTCACCCTGGATAAATGAACTGTTTTAATTAGTTAAAGCCGTCCGATTAAAttgtttctgtttatttttgtttggcttgaCGTAGCCTAAGTAATATTTTGTA contains the following coding sequences:
- the LOC143448462 gene encoding uncharacterized protein LOC143448462; its protein translation is MKVICAGYSKTGTKSMQAALTELGYNVYDYMENFAYLYDDWMKILKEGGTTEDFRRMFENVDAVTDLPCYYFWDEIHKAFPEAKIILTTRDNEDIWATSLRNQFKAQETSIFSLIWLLSPTMMRMHKFGKHVIMTGLGINMKFNFFGPRPLNIDLARMKYRRHNAHVLQEAPKDKLLVFNVKEGWEPLCTFLGVEVPSKPFPKRNVNADIVNELREKDPSLKRARRELAVITSLFLLSCAGIGLTFARKSPFYFWHEKLICLPKLFWG